In one Streptomyces sp. NBC_01241 genomic region, the following are encoded:
- a CDS encoding helix-turn-helix domain-containing protein: MKLVGKLVGVFRVAAGLTQAQLADRVGHQVETIASIEQGRRALLPELARRLDGLLETKGALETAVGNMPEVDLIPAWVEEYLDLEREALALSWYDNQVLPGLLQTEPYARAVFRNRIPVFAEDEIAIQTTGRLKRQEILHRTTPPTISFVVWEPVLMLQLLDDQGHAEQLNHLRTCAALPGICLQVLPLHHRTHAGLDGPFILLETPDYQHVAYSETQRGSLLVTDPDEVSILAQKYAMLRAQALSPEDTVGLLDRLLGEQ, from the coding sequence ATGAAACTCGTAGGCAAACTGGTCGGCGTGTTCCGCGTCGCGGCCGGCCTGACCCAGGCCCAACTCGCGGACCGGGTGGGCCACCAGGTGGAGACGATCGCCTCCATCGAACAGGGCAGACGCGCGCTGCTGCCGGAACTGGCCCGTCGATTGGACGGGTTGCTGGAGACCAAGGGGGCACTGGAGACGGCGGTGGGAAACATGCCGGAGGTGGACCTGATCCCGGCGTGGGTCGAGGAGTACCTGGACCTGGAACGGGAAGCCCTGGCCCTGTCCTGGTACGACAACCAGGTGCTCCCCGGACTCCTCCAGACGGAGCCGTATGCCCGAGCCGTCTTCCGCAACCGAATCCCCGTCTTCGCCGAGGATGAGATCGCCATCCAGACCACGGGCCGTCTGAAGCGCCAGGAGATCCTGCACCGCACCACACCCCCCACCATCAGCTTCGTGGTCTGGGAACCGGTCCTGATGCTTCAACTCCTCGACGACCAGGGGCATGCGGAGCAACTCAACCACCTGCGGACATGTGCCGCACTCCCCGGCATCTGCCTCCAGGTGCTACCGCTTCACCATCGAACCCATGCAGGACTGGACGGCCCCTTCATCCTGCTGGAGACACCGGACTACCAGCACGTCGCCTACTCCGAGACGCAGCGCGGCAGCCTGCTCGTCACCGACCCCGACGAGGTCAGCATCCTCGCCCAGAAATATGCGATGCTGCGAGCCCAGGCCCTCAGCCCCGAAGACACCGTGGGCCTGCTGGACCGTCTGCTGGGAGAGCAATGA
- a CDS encoding DUF397 domain-containing protein, with the protein MSTERKWFKSSYSGSEGGQCLEVAYDWRKSSYSGSEGGACVEIAAHPAAIHIRDSKNPDGPTLTVAPTTWTAFAGFAADRRLV; encoded by the coding sequence ATGAGCACTGAACGCAAGTGGTTCAAGTCCAGCTACAGCGGCAGCGAAGGCGGGCAATGCCTCGAAGTCGCGTACGACTGGCGGAAGTCGAGCTACAGCGGCAGCGAGGGCGGGGCCTGCGTCGAGATCGCCGCGCACCCCGCCGCGATCCACATCCGCGACTCCAAGAACCCCGACGGCCCCACCCTCACCGTCGCGCCCACCACCTGGACGGCCTTCGCCGGCTTCGCCGCCGACCGGCGTCTCGTCTGA